From the genome of Bifidobacterium asteroides, one region includes:
- the galK gene encoding galactokinase has protein sequence MTTTVEFIHAWTQGADGQGATKARGLFQKVYGENPQGVWSAPGRVNLIGEHTDYNAGLCLPIALPTRTYVAVSPRTDSRVRLVSTMDPEHPVQADMDGLQARGVSGWAAYPVGVAWALQRDGFPQVQGFDLALASCVPVGSGLSSSAAMTCAVALALDDLFGLGLGGDEAGRVRLVQAAITAENDMAGASTGGMDQSASMRCRSGCALRLDCRPELDAMSNVRQVLFDLQDAGLELLVVDTRAQHQLNDGQYEQRRASCEQAARLLGVPNLRQVADQVNGAADPPSALHALLEQLPDETMRRRVRHVVSEIGRVDRFIEAFGRGDHVLAGRLLNASHDSLRDDYEVTCPELDEAVDAARQGGAYGARMTGGGFGGSIIALADAGKGSDLARDIAERFASKGFKAPRALIALPSSAAARES, from the coding sequence ATGACGACGACAGTGGAATTCATACACGCCTGGACCCAGGGCGCTGACGGCCAAGGGGCCACCAAGGCCCGTGGGCTCTTCCAAAAGGTCTATGGCGAGAATCCCCAGGGCGTCTGGAGCGCCCCTGGCCGAGTCAATCTGATCGGCGAGCACACGGATTACAACGCCGGGCTCTGTCTGCCCATAGCCCTGCCCACCCGCACCTATGTGGCCGTCAGCCCCAGGACAGACAGCCGGGTCCGACTGGTCTCCACCATGGATCCGGAGCATCCGGTCCAGGCTGACATGGATGGGCTTCAGGCCCGGGGAGTGAGCGGCTGGGCGGCCTATCCGGTAGGCGTGGCCTGGGCCCTGCAGCGGGATGGCTTCCCCCAGGTTCAAGGGTTCGATCTGGCCCTGGCATCCTGCGTGCCGGTGGGGTCCGGGTTGAGCTCTTCGGCGGCCATGACCTGTGCAGTAGCCCTGGCCTTGGATGACCTCTTCGGTCTGGGGCTGGGCGGCGACGAGGCTGGCCGGGTCAGGCTGGTCCAGGCCGCCATCACGGCTGAGAACGATATGGCCGGCGCTTCCACCGGGGGCATGGATCAGAGCGCCTCCATGCGGTGTCGATCCGGCTGCGCCCTGCGGCTGGACTGCCGGCCGGAGCTGGATGCCATGAGCAATGTGCGCCAGGTCCTCTTCGACCTGCAGGATGCGGGCCTGGAGCTGCTGGTCGTCGACACCAGGGCCCAGCACCAGCTCAACGATGGCCAATACGAACAGCGGCGGGCCAGCTGCGAACAGGCTGCGCGTCTGCTGGGGGTGCCCAACCTGCGCCAGGTGGCAGACCAGGTCAATGGGGCCGCTGATCCCCCATCCGCCCTGCATGCCCTGCTGGAGCAGCTGCCGGATGAGACCATGCGTCGGCGGGTCCGTCACGTGGTCAGCGAGATAGGACGGGTGGACCGCTTCATCGAGGCTTTCGGCAGGGGCGATCACGTCCTGGCCGGCCGCCTGCTCAACGCCTCCCATGACTCCCTTCGGGACGACTACGAGGTCACCTGCCCGGAGCTGGATGAGGCCGTGGACGCAGCACGCCAGGGCGGGGCCTACGGGGCTCGCATGACCGGCGGCGGGTTCGGCGGATCCATCATCGCCCTGGCTGACGCCGGCAAGGGCTCCGATCTTGCCCGTGACATCGCCGAACGATTCGCCTCCAAAGGATTCAAGGCCCCCAGAGCCTTGATCGCCCTGCCCTCCTCGGCAGCTGCGCGTGAATCCTGA